GTTGCTCCAGAACAACGAGTTCCAGCCGTGATGCGCCAGCGCGGTCTGCCATTTTTCGATAACCGCTTTGAAGCTCGCCAGTTCAAACGGCTTACTGCGCCACTTCCCGGCGTGTTCATCCCAGAATTGTTTGATGTGATCAAACTGGAAAACCATCGACAGCTCTTCTCGTTCCTCGCCGCTGTAAAGCAAGGCGTATTCCGGTGTCGCACTCCAGGTTTCGCCAACGGTAACGTAGTCGCCGTTGCCAAAGGTGGCGCGGTTCATCTGGCGGATCAGCACGTGGAGATTTTTCCCGTTCGCCATAATCTGCTGATCCACCTCTTTGCCGATCAGGTCGATAACGTCCATGCGGAAGCCACCGATACCTTTCGCCAGCCAGCGATTCATCATGGCGTGGACTTCTTCATGAACACGCGGATTTTCCCAATTGAGGTCGGGCTGACGTACTGAAAACTGGTGCAGATAATATTCGCCACTGCCTTCGTCAAACGCCCAGCCGCTGCCGCCAAAATAGGAGCGGAAATCGTTCGGCGGGCCGCCGTCTGCCGCAGGTTTGCGCCAGATATAGAAATCGCGGTACGGGTTGTCTTTGGATTTCAGCGCTTCGATAAACCAGGGATGTTCATCAGAAGTATGATTGACGACTAAATCCATCAGGATGTGAATATCGCGTTTTTTTGCCTGTTGGATGAGAGACTCCATTTCTGCCATCGTGCCAAATTCGGCGGCAATGTCTTCGTAGTCAGAGATGTCGTAACCGTTGTCGTCCATTGGCGAACGATAAACGGGCGAGAGCCAAATCAGATTGATGCCGAGTTGTTGCAGGTAATCGAGTTTGCTAATGATGCCGTTGATATCACCGATACCATCGCCGTTGCTGTCCATAAAACTACGCGGGTAGATCTGATAGACCACCGCGTTGTGCCACCATTTTTTTTCCATGGAGATCTCCTTAGGGATTGGCCCTCACCCCAGCCCTCTCCCACAGGGAGAGGGGGGAAAAGAATGCTCGTCATTCAGACCAGAATGTCCCCTCTCCTGGGGGAGAGGGTTAGGGTGAGGGCCGGGATTAGAGCAAAACGACACCACGAGCTATTTGAGTTTAATTTCAAGTCTTTCAGTATGGCGCATCATCCGCGGTTCGCTACCGTAGCCGCTGACAATGTGAGGAACATCGTTTATTGCAACGGTTTGATTTCCTCTGGAAAGCATCGTGCGTTCCCACGCTACGGGACTAAGCTATTCGACTCTCGCCAATGCGTTCACCGAACCGGTTTTGACCTTATTCCCGGTATAAATTGCCCCAGTGTTCCCCATAAGTCAGGGTGGCGTGGTCGGGAACCACGCCAGTGAGCGATCGCCGGGAGCGAATCGCGAGCGACCCTGAACGTTGGGGATAAGCTGGGGTTTACCGCGAAGCGGCAATTTAAAACCGGGCGCCGAGGTCGCCAGGAGGGTGGCGTAACCCTCCTGGCACGTTCACCGTTAGCAACGGTTACAGAGATAATCAGCCGCACGGGTGAACGGAAAACAGATGAATGACAGATATCACCCCTAACCCCGAATAAACGCCCGCCCATCACTATTAAACAAATAACAACTCTCCGGCGGAAGCCGCAGGCCGATACGTCGGTCAGCCTGAATTTCAAGCCTGGAAGTATGGCGCATCACTAACGGTTCGCTACCGTAGCCGCCGTTAACGTAGAGCAGTGTCTCGTTGCCCATTTGCTCGACAAACAGCACTTCACCTTCGATATCTGCCTGCGCCAGGTCGGTAATCTGGATATGTTCAGGGCGGATCCCCAGTTGCACCGCCTGTCCCTCCGGTACGCCAGCACCGTTTATCGGCAGCGAGACTTCCTGACGATTCTCAAGCCGGACGTCGCTGCGCAATGCGCTGCCGTGCGTTAACACGCCAGGGATCAGATTCATTTTGGGCGAGCCAATAAACTGTGCGACAAACATATTTGCCGGGCGGTCATATAACTCAAGCGGCGTGCCCACCTGCTCAATTCGCCCCTGATTTAACACCACAATGCGGTCAGCAAGCGTCATCGCCTCCACCTGATCGTGGGTGACGTACAAAATGGTGGCGTTAATTCTTTTGTGAAGTGCGGCAATTTCCATGCGCATTTGCACCCGCAGTGAAGCATCAAGATTGGAAAGCGGCTCATCGAATAAAAAGAGCCTTGGTTCGCGCACAATGGCACGGCCAATGGCCACGCGCTGGCGCTGACCGCCGGAGAGATCTTTTGGTCGCCGATCGAGCAAAGGCTCGAGCTGCAAAATTCGCGCACTTTCACGCACTTTTTCGTCGATATCTTTTACTGGCAGCTTCGCCATCTCCAGCGCAAACGCCATGTTCTGGTACACCGTCATATGTGGGTAGAGCGCGTAAGACTGGAACACCATACCGATACCGCGCTCTGACGGTGAATCATCGTTCACACAAACGCCGTCGATGCGCATCTCGCCTGCGCTTATCTCCTCAAGACCTGCGACCATCCGCAGCAAGGTGGATTTCCCGCAACCGGACGGCCCGACCACCACCACGAACTCCCCGCTGTTCACTTCCAGATCGAGTGGCTTAATCACTTCCGACGTGCTGCCGTAGCGTTTTTGAATTTTATCGAGCACGAGTTGCGCCATGGTTATCCCTTAATCGCTCCGCTGGTAAGCCCGCTGACAATACGTTTCTGGAAGATAAGCACCAGTATGATAATCGGCAATGTCACCACCACCGACGCCGCCATAATGCTGCCCCACGGCAGCTCAAAAGTTGATGCACCGCTGAACATACTGATTGCCACGGGTACGGTGCGTTTATCACCGGAAATAATAAACGTCAGGGCAAACATGAATTCGTTCCACGCGCCGATAAACGCCAGCAGCCCGGTGGTGACCAGTGCAGGAGCCAGAATAGGCGCGAACACGCGACGAATAATGGTCCAGGTTTTCGCCCCATCCACAATCGCCGCCTCCTCCAGCTCAACCGGAATCGACTTCATAAAAGTGGTCAGCACCCAGACGGTGAACGGCAGAGAAAAAGTGGTGTACGAAAGCACCAGTGCACCGAGCGAATCATAAAGCCCAAGAAAGCGCACCAGCTCAAACATGCCGGTTAGCACCGCCACCTGTGGGAACATCGATACACACAGAATGGTGAACAGCAGGAATTTACGCCCACGAAACGGCACTCGCGCCAGCGCAAACGAGGCGGTGATCGCCACCAACAAGCAGATACCCACAGTCACCGATGCCACCAGCACCGAATTAAGCAGACTGCGCGCGATGCCATTATCGACCAGCGCCACCACATAGTTATGCCAGTGATAACCACTGGGCAGATACGACGGTAAAAACAGCTCCTGGCCGGTGCGCAACGACGTCAGAATGGCGTAATAAAATGGGAAAACGCAGAACAGCACGGCGAGCGTTGCGCCTGCATAAATAACCAGATGGTGACCAAATTTTCGCTGCCGACGCGTGGTTTTCATCACCGCTTCTCCTTTTCGTTCAAACGTGAAACGCGGATAAAGCAGGCTGCAATCCCCGCCACCATCATGAACACCAGCACCGAGGCTGCCGAGCCGACGCCCATATCCTGATAGGAGATGATTTGCTCACGGGCATAACCGGAAACGGACATTGTCGCCTCGCTGTTGGAGGTCAGTACGAAAATCAAATCGAAGATGCGCATCGCGTCCATGATGCGGAAGATCAACGCCACAATCATGGCGGGCATGATTAGCGGTAGCGTGATGCGCTTAAACCGTTGCCAGGCACTGGCGCCATCTACGCGCGCGGCTTCGTAGAGATCGGTGGGGATCAGTTGAAGGGCCGCCAGCAACATTAACGCCATAAACGGCGTGGTTTTCCAGACATCAGCAATCACCACCGCCCACATCGACAGCGACGGTTCAGCAATCCACGCCAGATGCGCCTGGTAACCGAATATTTTCGCCAACAAGTCGTTCACCACGCCGTACTGATCATGGAACATCCAACCCCACATTTTGGCGCTGACGATAGTCGGAATGGCCCACGGCACCAGAATCGCCGTACGCACTAGTCCCTGACCACGAAACTTCTGGTTCATCAGCAGCGCCAGCAGCATGCCAAATAGCAGTTCTAACCCTACGGACACCACGGTAAACCACAACGTGTTACCGACGGCCTGCCACCAAAGCGGATCAACCAGCACGCCGCGGCTGTCACCACCGTTTGCGGCGTAATAGTTTGCCAACCCCACCATTTGGTACTCGGACGGGTTGTCGAGCATCGCATTGGTGAAACTGAAAAAGAAGGTGCGCACCAGCGGCCAACCCGCCGCCAGTGCAAGAAGTAAGAGTGCGGGCGCCACCAGTATCCATGCGATACGGCGACGCCGCTGTTGGTAACCTGAGTGCGCCAATTAATGCCAGTCCTTACCTTTGACGCGTTCCAGACGTTTTTCCAGATCCGCCACGGCAGTCTTGCCGTCACTGCCGCCATTGAGCACCTTAAAGGTCACGTTGAAAATGGCGTTAGAGACACGCGGGTACTGGCTTTTGGTTGCTGTTGCCGGACGCGGAACCGCATTGGCGAAAATCTCTTTAAACAGCGTCAGATGCGGCGCGGTTTCCAGCACCGCTTTGTCCTCATATAAGGCCGAGCGCGTCGGTGCGAAGCCAAGATATTTCAGCTGCATTTTCTGCGAATCGGCGTCGGTGAGGATTTTCAGCAGCGCAATGGCCGCATCTTTGTTTTTGGTGTTCGCATTGATTGACCACTGCCAACCACCAAGTGCGTTTGCCGATTTTCCATCCGGCCCTGCAGGAAGTGGTGCGACGCCCACTTTGCCTTTCAGCGGGCTATCTGCCCCTTGTGAAAGCAAATAGGCGTAAGGCCAGTTGCGCATAAACAGCGCGTCGCCGTTCTGGAACACCGAACGCGATTCTTCTTCTTTGTAGCCTAACGCCCCTTTCGGGGCGATTTTCCCAATCCAGCCCGCCACCATATCCAGCGCGGCGGCGGCCTTCGGATTATTAATGGTCACGTTCCCTTTTTCGTCGATGAACGTACCACCGCCGTAAGAATCAATCCATTCCAGCGCATTACAGGTCAACCCCTCATACGACTTACCCTGGAAGATCATGCCCCAGAAGTTTTTATGCCCGGCTTTGCGTTCTTCTTCCTGAATTTTGGTGGCGATACGCGTCAGGTCTTCCCAGGTTTTTGGCGGCTGTTCGTTGTATTTTTCCAGCAGATCTTTGCGGTAATAGAGCACGCCCGTATCGAGATAAGCCGGAACCGCTTTGACTTTGCCGTTCACCGTGTCGTTTGCCCAGGGGCCGGGGAAGAAATCGCCTTTCATATCGGCAACCGCATCAGTCAAATCGAGCGTTTGCTTATCCAGCAGCCCCACCCAGATAGTATCGGACTGGAACAAATCGACTGCTTTCTCATCTTTGGCCGCAAATAATTGCTGAAGCAAAGCCAGCTTCTCGTCAGATGCCGCAGGAAACTCGATGAACTCCAGCTTGTTGCTGGTCTGCTTTTCAAAACGGTCTTTGACGTAGTTGCAGTATTCCTTACCGCCGGGGGAGATCGGACATTCCATACGCAGAGTATCGGCCAGCGCGGCATTAGAAACGCCCGCCAGCGCTAAGGTAATAAGACTTAACGTCAGCTTTTTCATTGTTTCCTCTTTTGTTCAGACCAAATCGGAGGGAGGTGAAAAAACAGCACACCATTCAAAAGGCTAGTTAATAACCAACCCATGCGGCAACTTAGCACCCTAACCTTTGTACGAATTCTCGACGTGGTGCACGTATCGCTATTTTTTATTTCACTTTTGCGAGAGACACGCTACGCGGCTCTGTTTTGGTGCGGTTTGGGGCAATATCGCTATCGCCCCGTCAATACCGTGAGAAGAGAGAAGTGTGATGCAAAGATTCAGGGAAATGACACGCGGCTCGGGAGGCTCACCACTCCAGCCATTCTCCACCGCGTTGGCTACTTTCGCGTATTGCCTCAATGAATTTCATGCCGGAGATCCCCTGCTCAATACCCGGCAGCAACGGCGCACTGCCGCCACGAATTTTGACGGCGGCTTCGCGGTAGATTTGCGCGAATCCTTCCAGATACCCTTCAGGATGCCCGGCAGGAGTTCGGCACTGGTGGCGCACTGAGTCGTGGTTGTTCACTCCGTTTCGCGTGACAGTGTAACTGTTTCCGTGATGTGGATGGATTTCCAGAATCTCAGGCTGCTGCTGGCGGAAGCTGATGCTCGCCCTGCTACCCACAATTCGCAGGCGCAGATCGTTTTCAAAACCGGGTGCGACCTGGCTTGCCCATAAACGCCCTCTTGCACCATTGGCATAGCGCATTTCGGCGTACACTTCATCATCCAGCACCCGCCCAGGAATTCGGGTTAGCAGTTCACCACGCACCACTTCGGGCTCCATACCACTGACAAACGCCGCCAGTTGCCAGGCGTGAGTGCCAATATCACCGATAGCCCCGGCACCCGCCATCGCAGGATTACCGCGCCAACTGGCTTGTTTGTTGTCAGTCAACTCAAGGCGGTCGTTCAGCCAATCCTGCAAATACTCCACTTCAATGGCACGAATATCGCCGATTTCGCTGTTGGCAATCCGCGCGCGGGCTTCGCGCACCATCGGCAGTGCGCTGTAGTTGTGGGTGAGAATAAAGTGACGGCCAGTGGTTTCGATAACCTGCGCAAGCCCCCTTGCTTCGGCAAGCGTGACGCCGAGTGGTTTATCGCAAATCACGTGAATGCCGTGTTCCAGAAAAGCTTTTGCCACCGGAACGTGCAGGTGATTAGGCGTCACAATCGAGACCGCTTCGATGCCATCCGGGCGCGCGGACTCGTGCAGCACCATCTCCTGCCAGCTTGCGTAACAGCGGTCACTTTCGACAAACAACCCTGCACCGCTGCGTTTTGCGACTTCAGGGGAAGACGAAAACGCCCCGGCAACTAACTCAAACTGATCATCAAGCCGTGCGGCAATACGGTGCACGCCGCCAATAAACGAGCCTTCACCGCCACCGACCATACCTAAACGGATACGTTTCATGGTTACTCCTCCAGCCCGAGCATACGACGCACCGCAGATGTTTCACTTTTGCTGTTTGCGAAGTCGTCAAAGGCATAGTCGGCCACCGGAATAATATGATCGACGATAAATTTGGCTCCTTCGCGCGCGCCCGCATCGCCTGATTTCAAGCAACACTCCCATTCAAGCGTAGCCCATCCGGCATAGTCATATTGAGCAAGTTTGCTGAAGATCCCCTTGAAGTTAATCTGCCCGTCGCCCAACGAACGGAAACGCCCTGCGCGGTCAATCCACGGCTGATAACCTGCGTATACGCCACTTTTTGCAGAGGTCTGAAACTCAGCGTCTTTAACGTGGAAGGCTTTGATTCGCGCGTGGTAGTGGTCGATAAAGCCGAGGTAATCCATGTGTTGCAGCAACATGTGGCTCGGGTCGTACAGAATATTGCAGCGCGGGTGGTTATCGACCAGCGCCAGAAAACGCTCGAAGGTGACGCCATCGTGCAAGTCTTCGCCGGGATGTAACTCAAAACAAACGTCTACGCCCGCTTCGTCAAAGCTATTTAAAATAGGTAACCAGCGGGCGGCTAATTCACGAAACGCCTCGTCAATCAGCTGTTCGTTACGCGGCGGCCACGGATAAAAATAGGGCCAGGCCAGCGCCCCAGAAAAGGTGGCATGCGCTTTCAGGCCTAAATTTTGTGAAGCGCGTGCGGCCTGTTTCAGGCTATTTACCGCCCACTGCTGACGAGCGCTGGCATCGTGTGCCACTTCCGGTGGCGCAAACCCAGAAAATGCCGCGTCATACGCCGGATGCACCGCAACCAGTTGCCCTTGCAGGTGGGTTGAAAGCTCGCTGATTTCCAGCCCACTTTTTGCCAACACAGCGCGAATTTCTGCGCAATATTCCAGGCTTTGTGCGGCTTTGGCGAGATCGAAAATATGCGGTAAGTGCGTGGGGATTTGTACGGCTTTATAACCCAGCCCCGCAGCCCAGACGGCAAGGGAGTCCAGCGAATTAAACGGGGGGTTATCCGTAATAAACTGCGAGAGAAAAATGGATGGCCCTTTCAGGGTTTTCATTACAACATCTCCTTAATCATCACCGTGCGTTGTTCACGAACCGCGCGATCCGCCGCCAGCACCACGGCCAGGCTTTCAATCGCCTGCTGCTGATGCAGCGCCAAATCGCTATCGTCGTATATGGCACGGGCAAAAAACTGTTGTTCGAGTTGGCACAAGGCAAAGTGGTCAGGCTCATGGGTTGCCGTCACCCACTCATCCTTATGAGCAAACTCGCCCTGCGGATTTAATTGGGCGTGATGAATGCGTAACGATTCGGTACGCGTGTGCGCCTCGACATTCGCCGATTGCCCTTCACCCGCGGCTTCTCGCGCCACAATGGACACCGACCCCAGCGGGCCAATGACATCTTTAATAAAGAAGGCCGTTTGGCTCATCATTGGCCCCCAACCCGCTTCGTACCAGCCGACTGAACCGTCGGCAAAACGCACCTGAAGCTGGCCGTAGTTAAACTGCCCGGTAGGAATGTCGTCACTCAGGCGCGCGCCCACTGCGCTCACCGACAGTGGGCTGGATTGGGTCATCTGGCACATCACATCAAGGTAATGCACGCCGCAATCGACGATGGGCGAAAGCGACTGCATCAACATTTTGTGCGTGTGCCAGGCGCTACCGCTGCTTTGCTGATTAAGGTTCATGCGCATAACCAACGGTTTGCCAAGCCCGTGTGACAGCGTAATAAACTGCTGCCAGACGGGGTGATGACGCAGGATATAGCCGACCACCAGTTTTTTGTCCGCAAGCTTCGCCGTCGCAACAACACGCTTTGCCCCGCTCACCGTTGTGGCGAGCGGTTTTTCAAGAAACACATGGCAACCGGCGGCAAGCGCCGTCAGCGCCAGCGCCTCATGGCTATCAGGCCAGGTGGCGATGCATACGGCATCAGCCTGAGTCTCTTTAATCGCCTGCTGCAAATTGTCGAACAGCGGAATGTCGGACTTCAACTGCGCTTTCAGGTGAGTTTTCGACTCTCCGCGGGCCACCAGCCCGCAGAGTGTAAACTCGTCCAAATGCTGATACGCAAGGCTGTGGGCGGCCCCCATATTTCCGCAGCCCACGACCAATACGCGCAGCGGCTTATTTGCCATTCTGCTCAGCCTCTTTGTAGTTGAAAGTGAAGAAGAAGATGGCGGAAATGACTACAGCGGCAATCGCTGGCATCCACCAGAACTGCTGCCATTGCAACAAGCCTTCTGCACCCTTCGCCGTCACCGAACGGTTAAACACTGCGCCGCTGATTTGCGAACCTATCAGCATCCCTAAGCCATAGGTAAACAGCACTAACAGACTTTGTGCTTGCCCCTTCACTTTGTTCCCCGCCACTTTATCGGTGTAGATAAAGCCGATAACGAAGAAGAAGTCGTAACAAACCCCGTGCAAAATGATGCCGATGTAGATCATCCAACGGGTTTCTTCGGTGATCCCTAGCGCGAACATCGCGTAGCGCAGGAACCACGACAACATACCGATCAGCAGCATCATCTTGATGCCAAGACGGCGGAAGAAGAACGGGATCAGCAGCATAAACAGCAGTTCAGACATCTGTCCGAGCGCCATGACGCCGCTGACGTTTTCAAAGCCAACCGCCGAAATAAACGGTGCGGCATAAGCGTAATAAGCAGCCAGCGGAATGGAGATCAGCGTGGCGCAGATGATAAACACCATAAAGTGGCGTTGCTTGAGCAGCGCGAACGCATCCGCACACAACAGGTCACGCATCGACAGCGGTTTGCCACGATCCGGCGCAGGCGTATTCGGTAGCGTAAAGCTGTAGATCCCCAACACCACGGAGGCAATGGCGGCCAGCGTGAAGATACCAGTGCTGTCTGAAAGCCCGCTGGTGCCGACAATCAGGCCCGCCACAATCCAACCGATGGTGCCGAATGCACGCACCACCGGGAATCCTTTTTCACTGTTTGCCAGACTATGGAATGCCACGTTGTTGCTCAGCGCGATGGTAGGCATATAGCAGAGCATGTAGGCGAAGATTATCCACAGCAAACCGCTCTGCCCACTTTCGAACATGCCAGGCAGCCACCACAGCAACGCCGCGCCGACCAGGTGCAGCACGCCGAGCACTTTCTGCGAGGCGAAGAAGCGGTCGACCAACATGCCCAGAACAAACGGCGATAAAATGGACGCAATCGGCCCGGTGGAATACGCATCGCCAATTAACGCGCTCAGGCCGTATTTGCCCATCACCACACCGAGGGTGACGTACCAGGCACCCCAGACAAAAAACTCGAGAAACATCATTAACGACAGGCGTGGAATCACCCATTTATGGGTGACCACTTGTGCTCCAACAGCCGATTGAGAAGACATAAATCCTCCGGTACAGAGTTCGCATTTGTTATTGTTGTTTAGCCAAAATAATTCGTGGTGCAGGAAGGCGGCAATCGAAGGCATCCCGATGAGCTGACTCAAGTCAGTGATTCGGGTCACTGAGTGCGGCCAACGAACCTGCAACGCGAAGTATGATGGGTAAATTTTGTAATCGATTACATTCGCACTTCATTAAAAATGTAATCGATTTCAGCGGGGTTACCATCATGCTGATGAATTATTTGTTAGTATCTATTCAAATATGGAATGTGGTTCACAATTCAACCGATCGTGCAAAGGATCAACATGTCGATAGATAAAGTGGCGCGTATTGCGGGGGTTTCTACGGCGACGGTTTCCCGCGTGCTTAACGGCAACCCAGCCGTGAAACCCGGCACGCGCGACAAAGTGCTGGCGGCGATCAAGGCGTGTGAGTATCAACCTAACCTGCTGGCGCGTCAGTTGCGAACCTCACGCAGCCGCATGCTGTTGGTGCTGGTGTCAAATATCACTAATCCCTTCTGCGCCCGCGTCGTGCGCGGCATTGAAGAAGAAGCGGAAAAGCACGGTTACCACATTCTGTTGTGTAATTCGGAATCCCGCCTGACCCGTGAATCGGCCTATTTGCGTCTGTTGAGCGGTAAAGTGGTCGACGGTGTTATCACCATGGATGCCATCAGTTGTTTGCCGGGGCTGACGACGTTAATCGGCGACTCGCCGTGGGTACAATGCGGTGAAGGCGATCCCGGTTATCGCGCCTCGTCGGTCACGATTGATAATTTTAAAGCGGCAGCAGCCGCAGTCGAGCACCTGACCAGCGCGGGTTACAAACGTATCGCCTTGATTAACGGCGATTTACGTTATCTCTATTCTCAGCAGAGAGAAGCAGGTTATCGCGCGGCCTGCGGTAAAAACTGGCAAGCCGTGGTGTATGCCGATGGCCTGGAATATCAGGCGGGAGTGCAAGCGATGGCGGAGCTGTTTACCCTGCCAGAACCGCCTGATGCAGTTTTTGCCATTTCCGATGCGCTGGCGGGCGGCGCACTGCATTTCGCCCATGAACAGGGCCTGCGCGTACCTGAAGATGTCGCCATCATGGGCTTTGATGGCGTCCCTTTTGGCGCTGTCACCTTCCCTCCACTCACCACCATCGAACAGCCGATGCATCAACTCGGCGTGCGCAGCGTGCAATTATTACTTGAGCGCATTGATAACCCGGAAGTGGAAACAGTGAATGAGATTCTGGAGTGGAAGTTGGTCAGTCGGGGATCGGTATAACGGAGATCAACGTTGCAAGATAAACGCGATGAATAAATTAACGCTTCTATAATAAATAGGATTGCGATTACCTTTATCTTATTGAGTATTCAGCATCTTGTTGAATGAGGGTATGAGAAGAACATGACGGTACAGGTTGCGCGCCCTTTTATTTTGTTCGTTGCGTTAATGCAGGCCAGTTCGGCGTGTTTCGCCGCTGCGGCCATTAACCCCAAAAAACACGCCGATTCGGTGCTCGCGCTAATGAGTTACACCGTCTGGCCTGACATCACCGCCAGCGACCTGAATATTGGGAGTGGAGGTGGCGAGAAGCAAGCCCTTTCCATTACCCAATTCGGCGGCGGCGCGACCGTAAGCAAAGAAGTCCCGATCTACCTTGAAGGAACGATGGGTTACAGCCGTTATGACCCGCAATTTGTTCTGTCTGACGGTACTGAAACTCGCAAAATACCGACTAAATGGAACAGTCTTACCGCCACCGGAGGGATTGGCTGGGATTTCAGTCTCTATACCGATAAATGGGGGGGCAATCTGGTATTGCGTCCCATCGCCAATTTTATGCTGGGTACTATGGCCAGTGATTTACGTATTGGTAGCTATGTCTTCAAAAGGCGCACCAACGCAGATTTCGATTTTCTCAATGGCGGGCGACTCAATGCGTATGGGCTAGGCGGTTCGCTGATGCTCGATTATGAATTGTTTTCAAAGCCACAGGATATCGATGTTGAGTTGCGCTATTCCAATATGACCCTGCAAAGTTTCAGTGGCACTTCAGAAGCCGTCCAGGGCGAGGCCAACTCGCAAAATTTGGGACTGTACCTGCGTCGCCGCGCGCCTATTTCCGACTGGGAGCTGCTCAATAAACCGCTGCGTTATGTGATGGAAGGTGCTCATACAGAATATCTCGGTGAACAGCGCGGCCAACTCGGGTTTAACAGTCTGTCGTCCGTTGGGTTAGGGTTAGAACTCGACAGCAGTGATTATGATGTGTTCATCACCCGCACGCGGCTCGTTGCCCGTTATATGTTCGGCAATAACACCAACGGTTACGGCGTAGGCCTGGCAATGAGTTTTTAAGTTCTGGGAAGGTGGATGTCGCTTACGCTCATCCACCCTGAACATC
The nucleotide sequence above comes from Buttiauxella selenatireducens. Encoded proteins:
- a CDS encoding glycoside hydrolase family 13 protein; amino-acid sequence: MEKKWWHNAVVYQIYPRSFMDSNGDGIGDINGIISKLDYLQQLGINLIWLSPVYRSPMDDNGYDISDYEDIAAEFGTMAEMESLIQQAKKRDIHILMDLVVNHTSDEHPWFIEALKSKDNPYRDFYIWRKPAADGGPPNDFRSYFGGSGWAFDEGSGEYYLHQFSVRQPDLNWENPRVHEEVHAMMNRWLAKGIGGFRMDVIDLIGKEVDQQIMANGKNLHVLIRQMNRATFGNGDYVTVGETWSATPEYALLYSGEEREELSMVFQFDHIKQFWDEHAGKWRSKPFELASFKAVIEKWQTALAHHGWNSLFWSNHDLPRAVSKFGDEGAFREPSAKMLATALHCLKGTPYIYQGEEIGMTNVRFEAISDYRDIESLNLYKERLAEGVSHEEMMLGIHANGRDNARTPMQWNSSPNAGFTTGTPWIAVNPNYREINVATALEQPDSILWHYQKLIALRKNYPVLVYGDFQAVMPEHPQVFAWLRTLNDERLLVINNFSGEYLTIDIPEFMQDWHGECLISNYAPRDRLAVSIELQPYESFALLMRR
- a CDS encoding ABC transporter ATP-binding protein, coding for MAQLVLDKIQKRYGSTSEVIKPLDLEVNSGEFVVVVGPSGCGKSTLLRMVAGLEEISAGEMRIDGVCVNDDSPSERGIGMVFQSYALYPHMTVYQNMAFALEMAKLPVKDIDEKVRESARILQLEPLLDRRPKDLSGGQRQRVAIGRAIVREPRLFLFDEPLSNLDASLRVQMRMEIAALHKRINATILYVTHDQVEAMTLADRIVVLNQGRIEQVGTPLELYDRPANMFVAQFIGSPKMNLIPGVLTHGSALRSDVRLENRQEVSLPINGAGVPEGQAVQLGIRPEHIQITDLAQADIEGEVLFVEQMGNETLLYVNGGYGSEPLVMRHTSRLEIQADRRIGLRLPPESCYLFNSDGRAFIRG
- a CDS encoding carbohydrate ABC transporter permease, giving the protein MKTTRRQRKFGHHLVIYAGATLAVLFCVFPFYYAILTSLRTGQELFLPSYLPSGYHWHNYVVALVDNGIARSLLNSVLVASVTVGICLLVAITASFALARVPFRGRKFLLFTILCVSMFPQVAVLTGMFELVRFLGLYDSLGALVLSYTTFSLPFTVWVLTTFMKSIPVELEEAAIVDGAKTWTIIRRVFAPILAPALVTTGLLAFIGAWNEFMFALTFIISGDKRTVPVAISMFSGASTFELPWGSIMAASVVVTLPIIILVLIFQKRIVSGLTSGAIKG
- a CDS encoding carbohydrate ABC transporter permease, whose amino-acid sequence is MAHSGYQQRRRRIAWILVAPALLLLALAAGWPLVRTFFFSFTNAMLDNPSEYQMVGLANYYAANGGDSRGVLVDPLWWQAVGNTLWFTVVSVGLELLFGMLLALLMNQKFRGQGLVRTAILVPWAIPTIVSAKMWGWMFHDQYGVVNDLLAKIFGYQAHLAWIAEPSLSMWAVVIADVWKTTPFMALMLLAALQLIPTDLYEAARVDGASAWQRFKRITLPLIMPAMIVALIFRIMDAMRIFDLIFVLTSNSEATMSVSGYAREQIISYQDMGVGSAASVLVFMMVAGIAACFIRVSRLNEKEKR
- a CDS encoding ABC transporter substrate-binding protein, giving the protein MKKLTLSLITLALAGVSNAALADTLRMECPISPGGKEYCNYVKDRFEKQTSNKLEFIEFPAASDEKLALLQQLFAAKDEKAVDLFQSDTIWVGLLDKQTLDLTDAVADMKGDFFPGPWANDTVNGKVKAVPAYLDTGVLYYRKDLLEKYNEQPPKTWEDLTRIATKIQEEERKAGHKNFWGMIFQGKSYEGLTCNALEWIDSYGGGTFIDEKGNVTINNPKAAAALDMVAGWIGKIAPKGALGYKEEESRSVFQNGDALFMRNWPYAYLLSQGADSPLKGKVGVAPLPAGPDGKSANALGGWQWSINANTKNKDAAIALLKILTDADSQKMQLKYLGFAPTRSALYEDKAVLETAPHLTLFKEIFANAVPRPATATKSQYPRVSNAIFNVTFKVLNGGSDGKTAVADLEKRLERVKGKDWH
- a CDS encoding Gfo/Idh/MocA family protein, which produces MKRIRLGMVGGGEGSFIGGVHRIAARLDDQFELVAGAFSSSPEVAKRSGAGLFVESDRCYASWQEMVLHESARPDGIEAVSIVTPNHLHVPVAKAFLEHGIHVICDKPLGVTLAEARGLAQVIETTGRHFILTHNYSALPMVREARARIANSEIGDIRAIEVEYLQDWLNDRLELTDNKQASWRGNPAMAGAGAIGDIGTHAWQLAAFVSGMEPEVVRGELLTRIPGRVLDDEVYAEMRYANGARGRLWASQVAPGFENDLRLRIVGSRASISFRQQQPEILEIHPHHGNSYTVTRNGVNNHDSVRHQCRTPAGHPEGYLEGFAQIYREAAVKIRGGSAPLLPGIEQGISGMKFIEAIRESSQRGGEWLEW
- a CDS encoding sugar phosphate isomerase/epimerase family protein codes for the protein MKTLKGPSIFLSQFITDNPPFNSLDSLAVWAAGLGYKAVQIPTHLPHIFDLAKAAQSLEYCAEIRAVLAKSGLEISELSTHLQGQLVAVHPAYDAAFSGFAPPEVAHDASARQQWAVNSLKQAARASQNLGLKAHATFSGALAWPYFYPWPPRNEQLIDEAFRELAARWLPILNSFDEAGVDVCFELHPGEDLHDGVTFERFLALVDNHPRCNILYDPSHMLLQHMDYLGFIDHYHARIKAFHVKDAEFQTSAKSGVYAGYQPWIDRAGRFRSLGDGQINFKGIFSKLAQYDYAGWATLEWECCLKSGDAGAREGAKFIVDHIIPVADYAFDDFANSKSETSAVRRMLGLEE